In a single window of the Pleurodeles waltl isolate 20211129_DDA chromosome 4_2, aPleWal1.hap1.20221129, whole genome shotgun sequence genome:
- the LOC138294050 gene encoding olfactory receptor 5V1-like translates to MEVWNESRVTEFTFMGFCGLGQCQRSLFWVFFIIYMTTLSGNLMIFNIICIDVHLHEMPMYFFLANLSFLDICYTSAIMPKTLANLWAQTNTISHDGCLVQMFFFVLCTGAECILLTLMAYDRYVAVCHPLRYTTILSHRVCVLIAVSSWIGGILNSLLHTTMTARLSFCGPHEIQHYFCDVPPLIHLSCSDTYTNNVLLFVISMFLGLGPCVCIITSYARILSAVMKIQSSVGRSKAFSTCSSHLIVVILFYATGFFIYVHPFLSSSRSTDVVVSVFYSIITPMINPMIYCFRNKEVKESLRKAMQKRHGLRAGLSTSVWVK, encoded by the coding sequence ATGGAAGTGTGGAACGAGAGTCGAGTGACCGAGTTCACTTTCATGGGATTCTGTGGTCTCGGACAGTGTCAGCGTTCCCTCTTTTGGGTCTTCTTCATTATCTACATGACCACCTTGTCTGGTAACCTTATGATCTTTAACATTATTTGCATTGACGTCCACCTTCATGAGATGCCCATGTATTTCTTTCTCGCCAACCTCTCGTTTTTGGACATCTGTTACACCTCTGCCATCATGCCTAAGACACTGGCCAACCTTTGGGCACAGACCAATACCATATCTCACGATGGTTGCCTGGTGCAAatgttcttctttgttttgtgtaCTGGGGCCGAGTGCATCCTCCTGACACTGATGGCGTATGACCGCTATGTTGCTGTTTGCCACCCTTTGCGATATACAACAATCCTCAGTCATAGAGTTTGCGTACTTATTGCTGTTAGCTCTTGGATTGGCGGAATCCTAAATTCATTGTTACACACCACGATGACTGCGCGTCTGTCCTTCTGTGGACCTCATGAAATCCAACACTACTTCTGTGATGTGCCACCCCTGATCCATCTCTCCTGTAGTGACACCTACACAAACAATGTTCTGCTGTTTGTCATCAGCATGTTTCTTGGTCTTGGCCCCTGTGTGTGCATAATCACATCTTATGCCCGGATCCTCTCCGCCGTTATGAAGATACAGTCCTCAGTAGGGAGGAGTAAAGCATTCTCCACCTGCAGCTCCCACctgattgttgtcattttgttttatgccaCTGGCTTTTTTATATATGTGCACCCCTTCTTGAGCTCATCACGTAGCACTGATGTAGTGGTCTCTGTGTTTTACAGCATCATCACTCCCATGATAAACCCCATGATCTATTGCTTCCGGAACAAAGAGGTGAAGGAATCTTTGAGGAAGGCGATGCAGAAAAGGCATGGCTTGAGAGCAGGGTTGAGTACCAGTGTGTGGGTGAAGTGA